CCAACCGCGAGGTCGTTCGGCGATCACTGGATCACTCCGAGATCCGCGCCCAGGTCGAGGCCCTGGAACGAAAGGGACACAAGCGGCTCATTCTGGTCTTCGGCGAACACCCCCGCTACAACGCCGATTTCATCGCCGAGTGCGTCCGGCTGGTCTATGAGATCCGCGTGGGCCACGGCGAGATACGCCGGGTCAACATCAACGCCGCCCCGATGGACGTGCCCGGTTTTCGCACCATCAAGAACTCGGGGATCGGCACCTACCAGATCTTCCAGGAGACCTATCACCACGGGACATACGCCCGCCTGCATCCGGCCTCGACCCGCAAGGGCGACTACCTCTACCGCCTCGATGGGCTCAGCCGGGCGATGGAAGCGGGGATCGATGACGTCGGAATCGGGGCCCTGTTCGGCCTGTACGACTGGCGGTTCGAAGTGATGGGCCTGGTCACTCATGCGCTTCATCTGCAGCACACCTACAGCGTCGGGCCGCATACCATCAGCTTCCCTCGTCTCCGCCCGGCCGCCGGCGTCGCCCTGGATTCACCCTGGCTGGTCAGCGACCATGACTTCAAACGGGCGATCGCCATCCTGCGCCTGTCCGTGCCTTACACCGGAATGATCCTGACCGCCCGCGAATCACCGGCTTTTCGCCAGGAGGCCCTGGGATTCGGCGTGTCGCAGATCGACGCCGGATCGCGGATCGAGCTCGGAGGCTATACCGAGGCGGGCGATACCCAGTGCATGGAACGCGAGCAATTCGAGCTCGGCGACATCCGGCCGCTGGACCAAGTCATGCGTGAGCTGCTGCTCGACGGCTACCTCCCCAGCTTCTGCACCTCGTGCTATCGCCTGGGCCGAACCGGCGAGCACTTCATGGAATTCGCCATCCCGGGCTTCATCCAGCGCTTCTGCACCCCGAACGCCCTGACCACGCTGATGGAGTTCCTGGTGGACTACGCCACCCCGGAGACCAGGGCCGCCGGCGAGAAGGCGGTCGCCGCCGAGATCGCGAAGATGCCCGAAGGCAAGGTGAAGAAGCAGCTGATGGAAGCCATCGGCCGGATCGGCAAGAGCGACGAACGCGATCTTTACTTCTAGCGCGGGTGGCCGCGCTGTCCACACCGCGGGATGTGCCACCGGCGCTTCGCCGGTGTGACCCGGGTTCGACCGTGGATGACGTATGACGTCGTATCGCACCGAGCACGACCTCCTGGGCCCTCGCGACGTGCCCGCAAACGCCCTGCATGGCATCCACACCGAGCGGGCCCTCGAGAACTTCCCGCTGACACGCCGGCCAATTCGCCCGCCGCTAATTCACGCCTACGGGGCGGTCAAGCTGGCCTGTGTCCGGGCCAACCAGGAACTCGGCCGGTGGGATGCCCCCAAGGCCGCGGCCATCGCGGCGGCATGTGCCGAAATGACCGAGGGCCGACTCGACGAACACATCGTGGTCGATGCCCTGCAGGGCGGCGCCGGCACCTCGACTAACATGAACGTCAACGAGGTCCTGGCCAACCGGGCCCTGCAACTGCTCCACCGGCCGCTGGGCGATTACCGCACCGTC
The Phycisphaerae bacterium genome window above contains:
- the hydG gene encoding [FeFe] hydrogenase H-cluster radical SAM maturase HydG, coding for MRAMAEMTLSDRATDFINDDTLHYLLDTRRPDPVHVRELIAKSLSKQPLTVDETAVLLNASDPELTEQIFETARQLKRDVYGNRIVLFAPLYIGNDCVNDCAYCAFKRSNREVVRRSLDHSEIRAQVEALERKGHKRLILVFGEHPRYNADFIAECVRLVYEIRVGHGEIRRVNINAAPMDVPGFRTIKNSGIGTYQIFQETYHHGTYARLHPASTRKGDYLYRLDGLSRAMEAGIDDVGIGALFGLYDWRFEVMGLVTHALHLQHTYSVGPHTISFPRLRPAAGVALDSPWLVSDHDFKRAIAILRLSVPYTGMILTARESPAFRQEALGFGVSQIDAGSRIELGGYTEAGDTQCMEREQFELGDIRPLDQVMRELLLDGYLPSFCTSCYRLGRTGEHFMEFAIPGFIQRFCTPNALTTLMEFLVDYATPETRAAGEKAVAAEIAKMPEGKVKKQLMEAIGRIGKSDERDLYF